A DNA window from Campylobacter lari contains the following coding sequences:
- the ppk2 gene encoding polyphosphate kinase 2, translating into MDKDKFTLIKVKKSTLEYESELRRLQIELLKFQNHVKDKGLKVLILIEGRDAAGKGGAIKRLIEHLNPRGCRVVALEKPSDVERTQWYFQRYVTHLPAAGEIVIFDRSWYNRAGVEPVMGFCTPNEHKKFLREVSSFEEMLLDSGILFFKFYFSVSKQEQKRRFEQRRTDPLKQYKLSVVDEKSQELWDKYTLAKYSMLLASNTPKCPWVIINSDSKKKARINLFKYLLNSLEYPNKIKNKYFKYDKKLVRSGEEEIRKMELSLNDEKLKKFDKK; encoded by the coding sequence ATGGATAAGGATAAATTTACTCTTATTAAAGTGAAAAAATCAACACTTGAGTATGAAAGCGAGCTTAGAAGATTACAAATTGAGCTTTTAAAATTTCAAAATCATGTCAAAGATAAAGGATTAAAAGTTTTGATTTTAATTGAAGGGCGTGATGCAGCAGGAAAAGGTGGTGCTATTAAAAGATTAATTGAACATTTAAATCCTAGAGGTTGTCGTGTGGTAGCACTTGAAAAACCAAGTGATGTGGAAAGAACTCAGTGGTATTTTCAGCGTTATGTGACACATTTGCCTGCAGCAGGAGAGATAGTAATTTTTGATAGATCTTGGTATAATAGAGCAGGGGTGGAACCTGTGATGGGCTTTTGTACTCCAAATGAGCATAAAAAATTCTTGCGTGAGGTGTCTTCTTTTGAAGAAATGCTACTTGATAGTGGAATTTTGTTTTTTAAATTTTATTTTTCAGTTTCCAAACAAGAGCAAAAAAGGCGTTTTGAGCAAAGGAGAACAGATCCGCTAAAACAATACAAACTTTCTGTTGTTGATGAAAAATCACAAGAATTATGGGATAAATACACTCTAGCAAAATATTCTATGCTTTTAGCTTCTAATACACCAAAATGTCCTTGGGTGATCATTAATTCAGATAGTAAAAAGAAAGCAAGGATAAATTTATTTAAATATCTACTTAATTCTTTAGAATATCCAAATAAAATTAAAAATAAGTATTTTAAATATGATAAAAAATTAGTCCGTAGCGGTGAGGAAGAAATTCGTAAGATGGAACTTAGTTTAAATGATGAAAAACTTAAAAAATTTGATAAAAAATAA